One window of the Salvia splendens isolate huo1 chromosome 1, SspV2, whole genome shotgun sequence genome contains the following:
- the LOC121796713 gene encoding putative serine/threonine-protein kinase-like protein CCR3, translating into MTTPLPAVIAAFLLILFAVRPPPPSAHALGGTMAVVHGSATTICTITAQPPVQQIQCWRNGRLLPPILPNTSFDAVAGGRNTLCGVRSGGFSLLCWNTTFSPKRIYNNASAPLTALTIGDSQICALRNVSSADNAICWRENSTSSSHIPKNPQFRVISSGLRFSCGVNVENRVLCWGDDAISNSIQSELRNFSMLDIHVGEKFACGINVTGCIVCKGSNDTGQLNTSPFETARPFSAVAVGANHGCAIRKSTGGVVCWGGKGNGRFSSKITDEISFESIVAGPDFTCGLTTSNFSIVCWGPGWPSRYYSTGILLPLQKTLPGPCIDTACDCNVYPGSEILCSGNGHICGYCDFAASIPPFLQPAVVVDRSPSRGLRRSLLVFAIVGTIGGIAGIATLIYCLWPGICFGKKKIHNSVQPTMTAAAPPPSNSSPPSRSSTLRRQGSRLMRRQRSGTSSKHADKAEEFSFSDLLAATDDFSPENKIGGGSFGVVYRGKLPDGREVAIKRSETSGKAKKFQEKESAFESEIAFLSRLHHKHLVKLIGFCHEREERLLVYEFMKNGALHDHLHSKNNVEKSSSFINSWKVRIKISLDAARGIEYLHNYAVPPIIHRDIKSSNILLDSNWAARVSDFGLSLMGPEDDREYRPTKAAGTVGYIDPEYYGLNVLTAKSDVYGLGVVLLELLTGKRAIFNGGEPMSIVDYAVPAIMAGEVGRVLDGRVGPAEGSEGDAVELVAYTAMHCVHLEGKDRPTMNDIVANLERALAPCDDSHGSISSGPISIVSD; encoded by the coding sequence ATGACGACGCCTTTACCAGCCGTCATCGCCGCCTTTCTATTAATCCTCTTCGCCGTCCGCCCTCCTCCGCCCTCCGCCCATGCACTGGGCGGCACCATGGCCGTCGTCCACGGCTCCGCCACCACCATCTGCACCATCACCGCGCAGCCCCCCGTCCAGCAAATCCAATGCTGGCGCAACGGCCGCCTTCTTCCCCCAATCCTACCCAACACCTCCTTCGACGCCGTCGCCGGAGGTCGCAACACTCTCTGTGGCGTTCGCTCCGGCGGCTTCAGCCTCCTCTGCTGGAACACCACCTTCTCCCCGAAGAGAATCTACAACAACGCCTCCGCTCCCCTCACCGCGCTCACAATTGGGGATTCCCAAATTTGCGCGCTGCGAAACGTATCCTCCGCCGATAACGCAATCTGCTGGCGGGAAAATAGCACCTCTTCCTCTCACATTCCGAAAAATCCCCAATTCCGCGTGATTTCGTCTGGTCTGCGATTCTCCTGCGGGGTTAATGTCGAGAATAGGGTTCTGTGCTGGGGAGATGACGCGATTTCGAATTCGATACAGTCGGAGCTCCGGAATTTCTCGATGTTGGATATCCACGTCGGCGAGAAATTCGCCTGCGGTATCAATGTCACGGGATGCATAGTCTGTAAAGGCAGCAACGACACCGGCCAATTGAACACATCTCCTTTCGAAACTGCTCGCCCTTTCAGCGCGGTGGCGGTCGGCGCCAATCACGGCTGCGCTATTCGGAAATCCACCGGCGGGGTGGTCTGCTGGGGCGGGAAGGGAAACGGGCGATTTTCCAGTAAAATCACTGATGAAATTTCATTCGAATCGATTGTTGCAGGGCCTGATTTCACCTGTGGATTAACCACCAGCAACTTTTCCATCGTTTGCTGGGGCCCTGGCTGGCCTAGCCGGTATTATTCAACGGGGATTCTTCTCCCTCTGCAGAAAACCCTACCTGGACCCTGCATCGACACTGCCTGTGACTGTAATGTGTATCCCGGCTCTGAAATTCTCTGCTCTGGAAATGGCCACATTTGCGGCTATTGCGATTTCGCAGCCTCAATTCCCCCATTCCTGCAGCCGGCTGTGGTCGTCGATCGCTCCCCTTCTAGAGGTTTGAGGCGAAGTCTGTTGGTTTTCGCCATTGTTGGAACAATTGGGGGAATCGCCGGAATTGCGACGTTGATTTATTGTTTATGGCCTGGTATTTGCTTCGGGAAGAAGAAAATCCATAACTCCGTGCAGCCGACGATGACCGCCGCCGCTCCACCGCCGTCCAACAGCAGTCCGCCGTCGCGATCATCCACTCTGCGGCGGCAGGGGTCGCGGCTGATGAGGCGGCAGCGGAGCGGAACTTCCTCCAAGCACGCGGACAAGGCGGAGGAGTTCTCGTTCTCCGATCTCCTCGCCGCAACTGACGACTTCTCGCCGGAGAACAAGATAGGTGGCGGCAGCTTCGGCGTTGTTTACAGAGGGAAACTCCCCGACGGCCGCGAAGTGGCCATTAAACGCAGCGAAACGAGCGGTAAGGCCAAGAAATTCCAGGAAAAGGAGAGCGCTTTCGAATCCGAGATAGCGTTCCTCTCCCGGCTGCATCACAAGCATTTGGTTAAGCTCATCGGATTCTGCCATGAAAGAGAAGAAAGGCTCTTGGTGTATGAGTTCATGAAAAATGGAGCGTTACATGATCACTTGCACAGCAAGAACAATGTAGAAAAAAGCAGTAGCTTTATCAATTCTTGGAAGGTTAGGATCAAGATTTCATTAGATGCAGCTCGTGGAATTGAGTATTTACACAACTATGCAGTTCCCCCAATAATCCACCGTGACATCAAGTCTTCAAACATATTGCTGGACTCGAATTGGGCGGCGAGGGTTTCGGATTTCGGGCTATCGCTGATGGGGCCGGAGGACGATCGCGAGTACCGGCCGACGAAGGCGGCCGGGACAGTCGGGTACATCGACCCCGAGTATTACGGGCTGAATGTGCTGACAGCGAAGAGCGACGTGTATGGGCTCGGGGTGGTGCTGCTGGAGCTGCTGACGGGGAAGAGGGCGATTTTCAACGGGGGCGAGCCGATGAGCATTGTGGACTATGCGGTGCCGGCCATCATGGCGGGGGAGGTGGGGAGGGTGCTGGACGGGAGGGTGGGGCCGGCGGAGGGGAGTGAGGGGGACGCGGTGGAGCTGGTGGCGTACACGGCGATGCATTGTGTGCATTTGGAGGGGAAGGATAGGCCTACGATGAATGACATTGTTGCTAATTTGGAGAGAGCTTTGGCGCCGTGTGATGACAGCCATGGAAGCATCTCTAGTGGTCCAATCTCCATTGTTTCCGATTGA